The Actinomycetota bacterium DNA segment ACCCGTACACGTTCAACATCGCCGATTTCGAACCGATCGTGAAGAAGGTCCACGCCCCGCCACCGGTCCACCAGACCTTCCAGGGGCGCAACTTCGTGATCTGCTCGTTCTGCCCCCGGCCGCTCGATTGGCACGAGGACTCGGTCCCGATCCCCTACAGCCACGCGAACCTCAACTCGGAGGAGATGATCTACTACGTCGGCGGGACGTTCGGGTCCCGGGGGGGCATCGGCGTTGGCGCGGTCACCCTGCACCCGTCGGGGGTGCCACACGGTCCCCAGCCGGGTCTGGCCGAGCGTTCGCTCGGCGCGACGTCAACCGACGAGCTCGCGGTGATGTGCGACACGTCGCATCCCCTCCGGCTGACGCGGTTGGCACACGAGCTCGACCGACCCGAGTACGCCCGTTCGTGGTCTGCAGCGCCGGTCGGTGACGCCGACACCTCCGACGGGGCGGCCAGCATCCGGGAGTAGGACCGGCTCAGCAGGCGAGCCCGGTCGGTGACCGTCAGGCTCCGTCGTCACCGATCAGGTTGGCGAACACGTCGTGGAGGAAACGGCGGACAGCAGCTTCCGCCAGGGCGTGCTGCTGGCTGGGCCCCAGCGCCGCACCGATCGAACCCGCCGGTGCGGCGTAGTCACCCTCGAGGCGCAGTTCGGGCCACTCGCCGTCGCGCGACCGCAAGGTGAGGTAGCCGTCGAAGGACGGCAGCGCCCGTTGCATCTGCTCGTCCTCGGGCTCCGGGTCGGCGCGCCAGCGGATGTGGCGGCGGACCGAGTGCTCGTCGCCGTGCGGCTCGCCGACCATGCACGTCGCCAGGCGCGACGCCGGCCCGGCGCGGACCTCGACCGCCCAGTGGCCGGGGCCACGGTCGGTCGCCGGCTGAGGGAGCCACTCGTGCGGATCGCCGCTCAAGGTCCGTACCAGCTTGGTGGTGCTCGCGCCGGCCTCGAACGGCTCCCACACCTCGATCCGTGGCACGAACCCGTCTCCTTCCCTCCGGTCGCGGCGAGAGTGTAGGCGGCGGGAGGGGTCCCCCCGCCCTGGGCGCACCGTGCGCGCTACGCCGGCGCCCCGAACCCGCCACCGCCAGGGGTATCGACCACGATCCGGTCGCCGCGGTGCAGGGTCAACGTGACCTTCCCGGGCAGGTCGCGTTCCTCGTCGTGGCCGTCGTCGCTGCGGCGGAGCACACGGTTGCGGCCCGGGGCGCCGTCGTGCCCGCCCGCCAGTCCCCACGGGCCGCGCCGTCGCCGCTCGGTCACCAGCGAGCAGGTCGCCCGCTCGCCGAGCACCTCCAGGGTGCGGCGGAGCCCGTCACCGCCGCGGAAGCGTCCCGCCCCGCCCGACCCGTCGCGCAGCCGGTACTCCACCACCCGCACCGGGTAGGCCAGCTCGAACGCCTCGATCGGGGTGTTCTTGGTGTTGGTCATGTGGGTGTGCACGCCGCTCATCCCGTCGGCGTGGGGACGTGCGCCCTGCCCGCCGGCCAGCGTCTCGTAGTAGGCGAACGTCTCGCCGGTCCGCGGGTCGGGCCCACCCAGCAGCGTGTTGTTCATCGTGCCCTGCGACGCGGCCGGGACCCGGTCGGGGACCGCCTGTGCCAACGCCCCGAACAGGACATCGACGATCCGCTGCGACGTCTCGACGTTCCCGGCCGCGACCGCCGCTGGGGGTCGCGGATCGACCAACGACCTGCCGGGGGTGCGCACCTCGAGCGGCCGCCAGCCGCCGGCGTTCGCGGGCGCGCCCGGGGCGACGACCGCGCGTAGCGCGAACATGCAGCACGACCGTGTCACCGCCACGGGCGCGTTGAGCGGCCCGTCGCACTGGGGTGCCGTCCCGGCGAAGTCCATCGTGATCCGGTCGGCGTCGACGGTGACCGCCACACGGATCGGGATCGGTTCGTGGCCGATCCCGTCGTCGTCGAGGACGTCGTCGAACCGGT contains these protein-coding regions:
- a CDS encoding homogentisate 1,2-dioxygenase — encoded protein: PYTFNIADFEPIVKKVHAPPPVHQTFQGRNFVICSFCPRPLDWHEDSVPIPYSHANLNSEEMIYYVGGTFGSRGGIGVGAVTLHPSGVPHGPQPGLAERSLGATSTDELAVMCDTSHPLRLTRLAHELDRPEYARSWSAAPVGDADTSDGAASIRE
- a CDS encoding hydantoinase B/oxoprolinase family protein: MDPVTLEVTRNALVGIAEETGAALRRTAYSPNIKERADCSTALFDPHAAMVAQAEHIPVHLGAMPASVAASLESFGAIADGDQVLVSDPFAGGTHLPDWTLVAPVWSGDRLLGFVATRAHHADVGGAAPGSMPAGATEIFAEGLRIPPIKLVRGGEVDRDLLALLTINSRTPRERTGDLRAQAGANHLAARRVRELAARLGDGDDAAGTDLLLEAMSATQDHAERAVRAAVSEVPDGTYRFDDVLDDDGIGHEPIPIRVAVTVDADRITMDFAGTAPQCDGPLNAPVAVTRSCCMFALRAVVAPGAPANAGGWRPLEVRTPGRSLVDPRPPAAVAAGNVETSQRIVDVLFGALAQAVPDRVPAASQGTMNNTLLGGPDPRTGETFAYYETLAGGQGARPHADGMSGVHTHMTNTKNTPIEAFELAYPVRVVEYRLRDGSGGAGRFRGGDGLRRTLEVLGERATCSLVTERRRRGPWGLAGGHDGAPGRNRVLRRSDDGHDEERDLPGKVTLTLHRGDRIVVDTPGGGGFGAPA